The Streptomyces sp. NBC_00569 genomic sequence TCAGCCGCCCGCGCGCCGCATGAGCAGTTCGCGCACACGGCTCGCGTGGCGGCGGCTCACGGCGAGTTCGGCGTCGCCTATCCGCACGCTCATGCCTCCGCCGTCGAGGCGGAGTTCGTCGATGCGGTGCAGGGCGACGAGATGGCTGCGGTGGATCCGGACGAACCCGTACGGCTGCCAGCGCTCCTCCAGGGTGGTCAGCGGTATGCGCACGAGGTGGCTGGCGTCAGCGGTGTGCAGGCGCGCGTAGTCGCCCTGGGCCTCTGCGTACGCGATGTCGGCGACGGCCACGAGGCGGGTGACGCCGCCGAGTTCGACGGGGATCCGGTCGGCGGAGAGGTCCACTGCGGGCCTGGCGACGGCGGCCTGTTCGGCGACGCGCCGCACGGCCTCCGCGAGGCGCTCCCTGCGTACGGGCTTGAGGACGTAGTCGACGGCCTTCAGGTCGAAGGCCTGCACAGCGAAGTCCTCGTGGGCGGTGACGAAGACGATCATCGGTGGTTTGGCGAACCCGCCGAGGAGCCGTGCCACGTCGAGGCCCGTGAGCCCGGCCATCTGGATGTCGAGGAAGAGCACGTCGATGGCGTTGGCGTCGTCGCCTCCCGCGTCCAGGGCGCGGCCGATGCGGCGCAGTGCCTCGTTCGCGTCGGTGGCGCCCTCGGCCGCGCGCACCCGCGGGTCGGCCCGCAACAGGTAGAGCAGCTCGGCGAGTGCGGGTTCCTCGTCGTCCACGGCCAGTACGCGCAGCATGCGGCTGGAGTGTAGGTGCTTGTCCCTTGGTGGCCAATCCTGGTGGGACTTGAGTGATTCGGCGGCCGGTTGCGTACGGGAGGGCGAGCGGCAAACCGTCCGTTCAGAGGTCGGACACGTACGACGCGAGGAACGGCATGAGGTCCCTGGATCGGCATCGCGACGTCGGCGCCTACGCGCTGGGCGTCCTCGACGAGGCGGACCGGTTCCGCTTCGAGGACCATCTCGGGGAGTGTCCCCGGTGCGTGGCGCGGGTCGGGGAGTTCGGTTCCACGACGGCGGCGCTGGCGCTGTACGCGCGGGCGACGCCGCCCGCCGTGGAGACCGTGGCCGAGGCCGGTCCCGTGCTCCTGGACGAGCTGGTGTCGCGGATGGAGCGGGTGCGCCGGGCGGGTCGCAGGCGGTGGCTGTGCGCGGTGGCGGCGGCGGTCGTGCTCGCCGTGGCGGGGCCGGGTGTCGTGGTCCTGGGCGGTTCCGGCGACGGAGCCGTGCGCCTGGACGCGCGGGACGCACGGACCGGGGTGTCGGCGTCGGTGACGGCGTCCGGCCGCGAGTGGGGTACCGCTGTGGGGATCGAGGTCCGTGACGCGCGCGGGCCCCGCGTGTGCGAGCTGGTGGCCGTCGGAAAGGACGGTTCACGGCAGACGGTGACGACCTGGGCCGCGCGGGCCCATGACACCGCGGCGACCACGACGCAGAGCGCGGTGGCGCTCCACCCTCAGGAGATCGCCCGCTTCGAGGTGCGGACCACGGACGGAACGCGCCTGGTGACCATCCCTATGGGCTGAACACCCTTTCCTGGCAACCGACTTGGGCAGTGTCCCCAAGGGCGGTCACTTCAGGAGCTTCGACATCCTTCGGTCCGCGAGCGGCTTGCCGCCCGTCTGGCAGGTCGCGCAGTACTGGAGCGACGAGTCGTGGAAGGACACCTCACGGATCGTGTCGCCGCACACCGGGCACTTCTCGCCCGCTCTGCCGTGCACCCGCAGCCCGCTCTTCTTCTCGGCCTTGAGCCGCCCGGCCGCGACGCCGCGGGAGCGCTCGACGGCCTCGGTCAGCGTGTCGCGCAGGGCCTTGTAGAGGACGGACACGTCGTCGGCGGTCAGGCTCGACGCGAGCTTGAAGGGGGACATCCTCGCGGCGTGCAGGATCTCGTCGCTGTACGCGTTCCCGATGCCCGCGATGAGGCTCTGGTCGCGCAGCGCCCCCTTGATCTGCCGCCGCTCGCCGTCCAGGAGGGCGGTGAAGCGCGCCTCGTCGAAGCCGTCGTCGAGCGGGTCGGGGCCGAGTCTCGCGATGCCGGGGACATCGGCCGGGTCGTGGACGACGTACACCGCGAGGCTCTTCTGGGTGCCCGCCTCGGTGAGGTCGAAGCCCTCCCCGTCCTCCAGGGCGACGCGCAGGGCGAGCGGTCCCCTGCCGGGGCGCGGCGGGCCGTCGGGGAGCCGGTCCTTCCAGTGGAGCCAGCCTGCGCGGGCGAGGTGCGTGACGAGGTGCAGCCCGTCCGCGTCGAGGTCGAGGAACTTGCCGTGCCGAGTCACGCCCGTGACCGTGCGGCCCTCCAGGGCGGCGGGCGGCGGGTCGTACGTCTTCAGGACGCTCACGGCGACGGGCAGCACGCGGACGATCTCGTGCCCCACCAGATGCTCGGTGAGGAAGTCCGTCAGCGCTTCGACCTCGGGTAGTTCCGGCATACGTCCAGAGTGCCACCGGGCACCGACAGCGCCAGGTGAGCCGTCACCGCGCCTTGGGTCAGTCCCTGGCCGGCACCACGAACTCGCACCACACGCACTTGCCGCTCCCCCGCGCCTCCACGCCCCACACGTCCGCGAGCCGGTCCACGAGGAGCAGGCCGCGCCCCGAGACGCCGTCCTCGCCCGCCTCGCGCCGGCGCGGGAGCGCGCTGGAGGTGTCCTCGACGTCCACGCGCAGTCTGCGGTCGGACGCGGTGATCACGCGGAGGGTGACGACGGCGGGGCCGTCGGTGTGCATCAGCGCGTTGGTGATCATCTCGTCGGCGACGAGCTCGATCTCGTCCGCCCGTCCGCCCGCGCCCCAGGCCCGGACGGCGGCCCTGATCATGTGCCGGGCCTCTCTGAGGGCCTCGGGGTCGTTCGGCGCGACGTGCTGCTGGAGGCGGCCGCCCGACTGGGGCTGGCCGATGCCGCGGCGGCGCAGCAGGAGCAGGGCGACGTCGTCGTCACCGCCGCGTTCGTCGACGCTCTCGCACAGCAGGTCGCCGAGGTCGCCGAGGTCGTGGGGGCCGGTGCCGACGAGGGTCGTCAGGGCCTGGAGTCCGTCGTCGAGGTCGGTGCCCGGCTGCTCGACGAGGCCGTCGGTGCACAGGAGCAGTGTCTGGCCCGGGTCGAGTTCGACGGTCCCGACCGGGTATTCGAGCCGGCCGAACTCGGCGGAGAGGCCGAGGGGCAGGCCGCCGTCGACGGGCAGTCTGCGGCAGGTCCCGTCGGTGAGGCGCAGCAGCGGGTCCAGATGTCCGGCGCGCACGAGCTGGACGACCCCGGTCGACAGGTCGGCCTCCGCGTACAGGCAGGTCGCGAACCGCTCGGTGTCGAGTTCGTGGAGGAAGACGGAGGCGCGGGCCATGACGGTGGCGGGCGTGTGCCCCTCGGCGGCGTACGCGCGCAGCACGATGCGCAGCTGTCCCATGACGGCGGCGGCGTGGGTGTCGTGTCCCTGGACGTCGCCGATGACGGCGCCGACGCGTCCGCCGGGCAGCGGGATCACGTCGTACCAGTCGCCTCCGATGTCGCGGCCGAGGGCGGCCGAGCGGTAGCGGACGGCGATGTCGGCGCCGGAGACCGCGGGGATGGTGCGGGGCAGCATGGCCTGCTGGAGGCCCTGGGCGAGGTCCTTCTCCTGCTCGTAGAACATCGCGCGCTGGAGGCTCTGGGCGATGCTGCTGCCGAGGGCGACCAGGACGTTGCGCTCCTCTTCGGTGAAGCCCTGCTTGTCGGTGTAGAGCAGGCCGAGCGCGCCGATGGGGCGGGCCTGGGCGATGAGCGGCAGGTAGGCCGCGGCGGTGATCTCGAGCTGGGTGATGTGCGGCCACAGCAGCGGGTAGGACCGGGCGAAGTCGTCGGGGGAATCGATGAAGCGGGGCGCGAGGGTGCGCACGACGTCGCCCATGGGGTACGGCTCGTCGATCCGCGTGACCTTGGTGCCGGGCACGAAGCTGCCCTCGGGGCCGTCGGCGACCAGGTGGATGCGGCCGGCCCTGACGAGGCCCATGACGAGGCTGGTGGCGCCGAGGTGCTGGAGGCCGTGGCTGTCCTTGAGGACGTCGATGACGTCCTGGACGGTGCGGGCGTGCGCGAGGGCGGCGGTGGTGCCCTGGACGACGCTGGTCTGGCGGCGGCGCAGGGCGTCCTGTTCTCGGCGGGCCGTGCTGTCGCTGAGTTCCTGGGTGGCGTCGCGGACGATGCCGATGATGCGGCGCGGGCGGCCGGCGTCGTCGCGCCTGATGTAGCCCTGGGTGTGGGTCCAGCGCATCCTGCCGTCGCGGCATTTGATGCGGAAGTAGGCGCCGTAGTTCTCGTCGCTGCTCTTGAGGGCCGTGGAGACGATTTCGTCGAGGCGGGTGGACTCGGTCGGGGGGACGCGGATGTCGAGCGACTCGGGACGCCCGTCGTACTCGTCCGGGCGTACGTCGAAGATGTCGTGGGCCTTGGCGTCCATGTGCATTTGGCCGGTGTCGAGGTCCCAGTCGAAGCTGCCGATGCCCAGGTGGTCCCCGAACTCGGCGAGGAAGCAGCAGGCGTCGCCCCCTGTCGCCCTGCCGCAGTGCGTGCAGTCGATCGGCTCCCCGCCCCCCGTGCCGGCGGCTTCCATGGGGCCACGCTAGGCGCAGCGCGAATCACTCGCATGCGGGGCAGGGCGTACTCCGGACGGGCCCGGGCGGGCCCGGACGCACCCCGGAGCGCGCCGGTGGCCGTCGGTGCGGCGGCCGCCGGCGCGCTCCGCCGGGCCGGGGTCCGTCAGCTGTCGACGACGTTCGTGGCGGACGGCACGTCGGGGATGAGGCCGTTGCCGTCGGGCAGGTCCGGGCTGTCGGGGACGGTGTCCGGGCCGAGGTCGCTGGATCCGTCGCCGGGAGGCGAGTCCGTGGGGGTGCCGGCGTCGCCGGGCGCGCTGGTCGGAGGGCTCGCGGGTTCGGAGGCGGGCGCCGACTCCTCCGAGGAGGGCGGCTGTGACGACGGCGGGCCGGTGCTGCTGCTCGGGCTCGGCGACGTGGACGACGGCGGGGGCGACGTCGAGGGCGACGCGGAGCTGTCCGAGCTGTCGGAGGGGTGGGGCTTCGGCATCGGGGGCGGCGGAACGCGCTTGTCGTGCTGCCCGTCGTCCCCGACCTTCCGCTCGATCCATGTGTTGTCGGTGACGTTCACGATGACGAGGTTCGTGACGGGCTTCGGGGCCGGCGTGACGACCACGACCTGCGTGGGCCGGTAACCGGACCACTGCTGCCCCTGGGTGTTCGGCGTCCCCTTGAACGCGACGGGCGGGCTCAGCGGGTTGCCGCACGCGCACCGCACCCGTGGCATCCCCCGGTCGTCGACGAGGACGGCCGTGCCGGCCTGGAGCACGGACTGGAAGCCCGTCGCCTCTCCGGAGCGGTAGCCGTGGTTGGTGACGCGGGTGTCGGCCCGCAGGACGACGGGCGTGAGACCCCGCAGGAAGCCGGGTACGGAGGCCGCGGAGATGCCTTCGGCGTCGGCGAAGGCGCGCTCCTTGGTCGGGTCCGAGGTGAGGAAGGCGACCTGCTTCTCGACGTCGCAGCTTCCGGCGGACTGCGTGCCGCCGTAGAGGCCGGGTGTCGCGCCGTCGACGGGGCGCATGCCCTGCGCGGTCGCGGAGGCGGTGCCGCTCGGTGACGGCGGCTGCGGCGTTCGGGTGACGGGCGCGGGGGTCTCGGTGGAC encodes the following:
- a CDS encoding Fpg/Nei family DNA glycosylase, giving the protein MPELPEVEALTDFLTEHLVGHEIVRVLPVAVSVLKTYDPPPAALEGRTVTGVTRHGKFLDLDADGLHLVTHLARAGWLHWKDRLPDGPPRPGRGPLALRVALEDGEGFDLTEAGTQKSLAVYVVHDPADVPGIARLGPDPLDDGFDEARFTALLDGERRQIKGALRDQSLIAGIGNAYSDEILHAARMSPFKLASSLTADDVSVLYKALRDTLTEAVERSRGVAAGRLKAEKKSGLRVHGRAGEKCPVCGDTIREVSFHDSSLQYCATCQTGGKPLADRRMSKLLK
- a CDS encoding SpoIIE family protein phosphatase, which produces MEAAGTGGGEPIDCTHCGRATGGDACCFLAEFGDHLGIGSFDWDLDTGQMHMDAKAHDIFDVRPDEYDGRPESLDIRVPPTESTRLDEIVSTALKSSDENYGAYFRIKCRDGRMRWTHTQGYIRRDDAGRPRRIIGIVRDATQELSDSTARREQDALRRRQTSVVQGTTAALAHARTVQDVIDVLKDSHGLQHLGATSLVMGLVRAGRIHLVADGPEGSFVPGTKVTRIDEPYPMGDVVRTLAPRFIDSPDDFARSYPLLWPHITQLEITAAAYLPLIAQARPIGALGLLYTDKQGFTEEERNVLVALGSSIAQSLQRAMFYEQEKDLAQGLQQAMLPRTIPAVSGADIAVRYRSAALGRDIGGDWYDVIPLPGGRVGAVIGDVQGHDTHAAAVMGQLRIVLRAYAAEGHTPATVMARASVFLHELDTERFATCLYAEADLSTGVVQLVRAGHLDPLLRLTDGTCRRLPVDGGLPLGLSAEFGRLEYPVGTVELDPGQTLLLCTDGLVEQPGTDLDDGLQALTTLVGTGPHDLGDLGDLLCESVDERGGDDDVALLLLRRRGIGQPQSGGRLQQHVAPNDPEALREARHMIRAAVRAWGAGGRADEIELVADEMITNALMHTDGPAVVTLRVITASDRRLRVDVEDTSSALPRRREAGEDGVSGRGLLLVDRLADVWGVEARGSGKCVWCEFVVPARD
- a CDS encoding zf-HC2 domain-containing protein gives rise to the protein MRSLDRHRDVGAYALGVLDEADRFRFEDHLGECPRCVARVGEFGSTTAALALYARATPPAVETVAEAGPVLLDELVSRMERVRRAGRRRWLCAVAAAVVLAVAGPGVVVLGGSGDGAVRLDARDARTGVSASVTASGREWGTAVGIEVRDARGPRVCELVAVGKDGSRQTVTTWAARAHDTAATTTQSAVALHPQEIARFEVRTTDGTRLVTIPMG
- a CDS encoding LytR/AlgR family response regulator transcription factor, whose translation is MLRVLAVDDEEPALAELLYLLRADPRVRAAEGATDANEALRRIGRALDAGGDDANAIDVLFLDIQMAGLTGLDVARLLGGFAKPPMIVFVTAHEDFAVQAFDLKAVDYVLKPVRRERLAEAVRRVAEQAAVARPAVDLSADRIPVELGGVTRLVAVADIAYAEAQGDYARLHTADASHLVRIPLTTLEERWQPYGFVRIHRSHLVALHRIDELRLDGGGMSVRIGDAELAVSRRHASRVRELLMRRAGG
- a CDS encoding DUF6777 domain-containing protein, translated to MTACAISAALVVAGCSGNSGDTASAGNGELFLLPVAETGPDPFTDSTAKSTETPAPVTRTPQPPSPSGTASATAQGMRPVDGATPGLYGGTQSAGSCDVEKQVAFLTSDPTKERAFADAEGISAASVPGFLRGLTPVVLRADTRVTNHGYRSGEATGFQSVLQAGTAVLVDDRGMPRVRCACGNPLSPPVAFKGTPNTQGQQWSGYRPTQVVVVTPAPKPVTNLVIVNVTDNTWIERKVGDDGQHDKRVPPPPMPKPHPSDSSDSSASPSTSPPPSSTSPSPSSSTGPPSSQPPSSEESAPASEPASPPTSAPGDAGTPTDSPPGDGSSDLGPDTVPDSPDLPDGNGLIPDVPSATNVVDS